A stretch of Gemmatimonas aurantiaca T-27 DNA encodes these proteins:
- a CDS encoding phytoene desaturase has protein sequence MRIVVIGSGFGGLAAAIRLQAQGHSVTIVEKLDQPGGRACVFHQDGFTFDAGPTIITAPWVLDELFALTGRHTADFVSLVRLDPFYNIRFEDGSVFRYNGDKDALREQVRMFAPGDEAGYLTFREKAAAIFDAGMPLIDQPFDTIGSMVKAVPALLRTRADRSVAAMANAYLADERLRQVFSFHPLLVGGNPFRASSMYALIHKLEQQWGVLFCMGGTGALVQGLVRAFEELGGTMRYEHEVADVPVVNGRATGVRCVNGVHLDADAVVCNGDVVQAYRTLIKPEHHPRTPARRLERMRHSMSLFVIYFGTNRQYDNIAHHEILMGPRYRELLEDIFERKILADDFSLYLHRPTATDPSLAPPGCDAWYVLSPVPHLGSGTDWERVSERYRDRIMGYLEERYLPGLSQHLVTERRVDPRYFEGTLNSYLGSAFGPEPVLTQSAWFRPHNRDRDIGNLYFCGAGTHPGAGLPGVISSGKIVAGMIGRS, from the coding sequence ATGCGCATTGTCGTCATCGGCAGCGGCTTCGGCGGCCTCGCCGCTGCCATTCGACTGCAAGCACAGGGGCACAGCGTCACGATCGTCGAAAAACTCGACCAGCCAGGTGGACGAGCCTGTGTCTTCCATCAGGATGGGTTCACCTTCGACGCCGGCCCCACAATCATCACGGCTCCCTGGGTGCTCGATGAACTCTTCGCGCTCACGGGTCGCCACACCGCCGATTTTGTTTCGCTCGTCCGCCTCGATCCGTTCTACAACATCCGCTTCGAAGATGGATCGGTGTTTCGCTACAATGGCGACAAGGACGCGTTGCGCGAGCAGGTGCGAATGTTCGCACCAGGTGATGAAGCCGGATACCTGACCTTCCGCGAGAAGGCCGCGGCGATTTTCGACGCCGGCATGCCGCTCATCGACCAGCCGTTCGACACCATCGGCTCCATGGTGAAAGCGGTGCCGGCGCTACTGCGCACGCGGGCGGATCGTTCGGTTGCGGCAATGGCCAACGCCTACCTGGCCGACGAACGGCTGCGACAGGTGTTTTCCTTCCACCCGCTGTTGGTGGGTGGCAATCCGTTTCGTGCGTCATCCATGTACGCGCTCATTCACAAGCTTGAACAGCAGTGGGGCGTGCTGTTTTGCATGGGCGGCACCGGCGCATTGGTACAGGGCCTCGTGCGCGCCTTCGAGGAGCTCGGCGGTACGATGCGCTACGAACACGAAGTGGCGGATGTGCCGGTGGTGAACGGCCGAGCCACGGGTGTGCGTTGCGTGAACGGCGTGCACCTCGACGCTGATGCGGTGGTGTGCAACGGCGACGTGGTCCAAGCCTATCGTACGCTGATCAAGCCGGAGCACCATCCACGCACCCCAGCACGGCGCCTCGAGCGGATGCGGCATTCGATGTCGTTGTTCGTGATCTACTTCGGCACCAACCGACAGTACGACAACATTGCGCACCATGAGATTCTCATGGGACCGCGCTATCGCGAGTTGCTCGAAGACATCTTCGAGCGGAAGATCCTCGCCGATGATTTTTCGCTGTACCTGCACCGTCCCACCGCCACGGACCCGTCGCTTGCCCCGCCAGGGTGCGATGCGTGGTATGTGCTCTCCCCGGTGCCACACCTTGGCAGCGGCACGGACTGGGAGCGTGTGAGTGAGCGCTACCGCGACCGCATCATGGGATATCTCGAAGAACGCTACCTGCCGGGGTTGTCTCAGCACCTCGTCACGGAGCGCCGTGTCGATCCGCGGTATTTCGAAGGTACGCTCAACAGCTATCTGGGCAGTGCCTTTGGACCCGAGCCGGTGCTCACGCAGTCTGCCTGGTTCCGGCCGCACAACCGGGATCGGGATATTGGGAATCTCTACTTTTGCGGTGCGGGGACCCACCCGGGGGCGGGGCTGCCGGGGGTGATATCGAGTGGGAAGATCGTTGCGGGGATGATTGGGAGGAGCTGA